One genomic region from Homalodisca vitripennis isolate AUS2020 chromosome 6, UT_GWSS_2.1, whole genome shotgun sequence encodes:
- the LOC124364767 gene encoding poly(A) polymerase type 3, translated as MWAAQQAQNQQQNQQNAEKSANSGKALGMTSAISTADPKPIDIQRTLELQEALKPFNVCESDQELNHRMEILCKLNTLVKEWIKEVSISKNMPDSVADQVGGKIYTFGSYRLGVHHKGADIDALCVAPRHIERSDYFTSFFEKLKTHPEVTDLRAVEEAFVPVIKMNFDGIEIDMLFARLALKEISETMDLRDDMLLKNLDQKCVRSLNGCRVTDEILRLVPNIENFRLALRTIKLWAKRHGIYSNVLGYLGGVSWAMLVARTCQLYPNAAAATLVQKFFLVFSQWKWPQPVLLKQPDTVNLGFQVWDPRVNASDRYHLMPIITPAYPQQNSTFNVSASTRAVMVEAFRQGLQLTEKIMTGKCGWEKLFEAPSFFNKYKHFIVLLASSASPEEQLEWCGLIESKVRFLIMNLERNIQIKLAHVNPECFSPNLPAPHISPTPTNMWFIGLEFSKSENLNIDLTYDIQQFINAVHRQAILIKMIKDTMKIEARHVRRKQLTAYLPSTTLNLVKRERKVSSSSSNTAASVNGNGSNSPPLNSSGEVTNRKRHSDTTVDHSVKKSKPSLDGHDDSPNNSLTVQCSTDDSNSALSEDDRLYRPSVVKASVSLPVTKEESAKEEVVCT; from the exons ATGTGGGCAGCACAGCAAGCACAAAATCAGCAACAGAATCAGCAGAATGCTGAGAAATCTGCGAACTCTGGTAAAGCCCTTGGAATGACTTCTGCCATTTCCACAGCGGATCCTAAACCAATTGATATTCAGAGAACGTTAGAACTTCAAGAAGCTTTGAAGCCCTTTAACGTGTGTGAATCTGACCAGGAGCTGAATCACCG TATGGAAATATTGTGCAAGCTGAACACTTTAGTAAAAGAATGGATTAAGGAAGTTAGCATAAGTAAAAACATGCCCGATAGTGTTGCTGATCAAGTTGGTGGGAAAATTTACACCTTTGGATCATACCGGCTGGGCGTCCACCACAAAGGCGCTGACATTGACGCCCTCTGTGTGGCCCCTCGACACATAGAACGTTCAGATTATTTCACTTCTTTTTTTGAAAAGCTGAAGACTCATCCCGAGGTTACGGATCTTAGA GCGGTAGAAGAAGCATTTGTACCTGTTATCAAAATGAATTTTGACGGAATAGAAATTGACATGTTATTTGCTAGGTTGGCATTGAAGGAGATTTCAGAAACcatg GACCTACGAGATGAcatgttgttaaaaaatttagatcAAAAGTGTGTTCGAAGTTTAAACGGCTGCAGAGTAACAGATGAAATTTTGAGGCTAGTCCCCAACATAGAAAATTTCCGACTAGCTCTCCGGACAATAAAACTTTGGGCCAAAC GACATGGCATCTACAGTAATGTACTCGGATATCTTGGAGGCGTGTCGTGGGCTATGTTGGTTGCCCGGACCTGTCAGCTGTACCCCAACGCAGCCGCTGCCACACTAGTCCAGAAATTCTTCCTTGTCTTTTCTCAATGGAAGTGGCCTCAACCTGTCCTGCTGAAACAACCTGACACAGTCAACCTGGGCTTTCAAGTTTGGGATCCTAGA GTAAACGCTTCCGACCGGTATCACCTGATGCCTATCATAACTCCCGCATACCCCCAACAGAATTCTACATTCAATGTGTCCGCGTCAACGCGTGCAGTGATGGTTGAAGCGTTCAGACAGGGACTTCAACTCACTGAGAAAATCATGACTGGAAAGTGCGGCTGGGAGAAACTGTTTGAGGCCCCAAGTTTCTTTAACAAATACAA ACACTTTATCGTACTGCTGGCGAGTTCTGCGAGTCCAGAGGAGCAGCTCGAATGGTGTGGACTCATAGAGTCCAAGGTCAGGTTCCTCATCATGAACTTGGAGAGGAACATCCAGATCAAACTAGCTCATGTCAATCCGGAATGTTTTTCGCCCAACCTTCCCGCTCCTCACATTTCTCCGACACCGACCAACATGTGGTTCATCGGTCTCGAGTTTTCCAAGTCCGAGAATCTGAATATTGACTTAACGTACGATATTCAACAGTTCATCAATGCAG tGCATCGCCAAGCCATTCTGATCAAGATGATCAAGGATACAATGAAAATCGAAGCACGACATGTGAGACG GAAGCAGCTCACAGCGTACTTACCCAGTACTACCCTCAACCTGGTGAAGAGAGAACGCAAG GTGTCCTCTAGTAGTTCGAACACTGCAGCGAGCGTGAATGGAAACGGAAGCAACTCGCCACCACTGAACTCTTCTGGCGAAGTGACGAATAGAAAGAGGCATTCGGACACAACCGTGGATCACAGCGTAAAGAAATCGAAGCCTAGTCTAGATGGTCAT